The Solanum lycopersicum chromosome 9, SLM_r2.1 genome window below encodes:
- the LOC101264968 gene encoding uncharacterized protein isoform X5 — MTVSMASKLQLHQNVEVKSSETGFLGSWHLATIVGFNDFVPQVQYHHLLSDDKEEEASINLIESVNLSPIRPFPPPLQFHTSLLSYGQCVDLFYQDAWWEGVIFDHQNGALNRRIFFPDMGDEINAQLHNLRITQDWDQVSQQWNPRGTWMFLQIIHEIENLHPLFVSLKQIWYQIREKNAYKYLKEWTSTSADIWRNLINQVVHENAILTVKHFFCESNTSPGFLEGGPLLEFSQPTETYFHNSAILPFIEAICKSISGEMMCMDREVSCIDKKLVSEGFGPISDNVPLSASALFSSVLPSQEELQAVSPNALPVLHPPKNEISGTSSITKSERLNFESSNKIHSRKRKRVEWMTIAHVAELCPDAVSEYNDNYMSNHRSPESLQKLKIHLFHLGWKIEQPKDRSITRTRYIAPDGKIFQSLRQVCKMLEKSETWAEDQKTSYDGSSDDLNLSTCLAKTKTRSQVSELPYTSQEPIIDPEICREAVIEYCSRGSPGNPAYKKLNSGEKKFTIMKAKKHLAAIGWIFYYYRGRDKRELRYHSPHGKTFNTLLGACRWCMQQWKAEEQMPELFSQSTVLEYQGNLAPQRTSCEKLSAATFAVLPLAKEPAQLNKVKVCEISKTRKKTIHGGGMLKKENESRSSRTVTDGTESESSVGLLRSSKKARQGTLYSSLHHTPRTVLSWLIDNNVVLPRAKVQYRGKRDGRPMAEGRITRAGIKCKCCQKVYGISSFEVHAGSSYHRPSANIYLEDGRSLLDCQLQMKEKTSLRHTRKRTPLLKKRSHLGTNDYVCSVCHYGGELLLCDECPSSFHTGCLGMKEIPDGEWFCPSCCCETCGESRFDKNKDQFTDSSLLICFQCDNKYHARCIRNKGFQKLDYHPVGSWFCNKRCEQICLGIRQLLAKPVVVGIDNLTWTLLKYVKPDDFDSDAANDEFILETYSKLSVALDVMHECFEPVKEPYTRRDLIEDVIFNRWSELNRLNFQGFYTVLLERNDEVISVATVRVYGEKVAEVPLVATRFQYRRLGMCRVLMNELEKKLLELGVERLVLPAVPTVLNTWTTSFGFSLVKESQRLNFLNYTFLDFQGTTMCQKLLQNIPPEVSSESTEAYQTQFDHINSKENVELDGNSALSEVFQAEQIEESAIVDQGSTEYVPPLISVFKD; from the exons ATGACTGTGTCAATGGCTTCCAAACTACAACTTCATCAAAACGTTGAG gTGAAGAGTAGTGAAACTGGATTTCTGGGTTCATGGCACTTAGCTACTATCgttggttttaatgattttgttCCACAAGTTCAATACCATCACCTTCTCTCTGATGACAAGGAAGAAGAAGCTTCTATCAACTTGATTGAATCGGTTAACCTTTCTCCAATTAGGCCTTTCCCACCTCCACTTCAATTTCACACATCCCTTCTATCTTATGGACAATGTGTTGATTTGTTTTATCAAGATGCTTGGTGGGAAGGAGTTATATTTGACCATCAAAATGGTGCCCTAAACCGAAGAATTTTCTTTCCAGATATGGGTGATGAAATCAATGCTCAACTCCACAATCTACGTATAACTCAAGATTGGGATCAGGTTTCACAACAATGGAATCCTCGTGGTACCTGGATGTTTCTTCAAATTATTCACGAGATTGAGAATCTCCATCCCCTTTTCGTCTCACTcaaacaaatttggtatcaaatCCGGGAGAAGAATGCCTACAAATACCTCAAGGAATGGACATCTACTTCGGCTGATATCTGGAGGAACTTGATTAACCAAGTTGTGCATGAAAACGCTATCTTAACCGTCAAGCATTTCTTTTGTGAGTCCAACACTTCACCAGGCTTTCTAGAGGGAGGCCCATTGCTAGAATTTTCACAACCCACTGAAACATATTTTCATAACTCAGCCATTTTACCTTTTATTGAAGCCATATGCAAATCAATTAGCGGGGAGATGATGTGTATGGATCGGGAGGTATCATGTATAGATAAAAAACTTGTTTCGGAGGGTTTTGGACCAATCTCAGACAATGTTCCATTGAGTGCTAGTGCTTTATTTAGCTCAGTTCTACCAAGCCAAGAAGAACTACAAGCTGTATCACCTAATGCTTTGCCAGTTTTACACCCccctaaaaatgaaatttctgGTACTTCGTCAATTACTAAGAGTGAGAGACTGAACTTTGAGTCTTCCAATAAAATACATTCTAGAAAGAGGAAGCGAGTTGAGTGGATGACCATCGCCCATGTAGCTGAGCTTTGTCCTGATGCAGTTTCTGAGTACAATGATAATTATATGTCGAACCACAGGTCCCCAGAATCCTTGCAAAAACTTAAGATACATTTGTTTCACTTAGGATGGAAAATTGAGCAACCAAAGGATCGCAGCATCACTAGGACACGGTACATTGCTCCTGATGGAAAAATATTCCAATCACTTCGTCAAGTTTGTAAGATGTTGGAAAAGTCAGAAACTTGGGCAGAAGACCAAAAAACATCATATGATGGTTCATCTGATGACCTCAACTTGTCTACTTGCCTGGCAAAAACAAAGACACGCAGTCAGGTGTCTGAGCTGCCATATACTTCTCAAGAACCAATCATTGATCCTGAAATCTGCCGTGAAGCTGTGATTGAATATTGTTCACGGGGATCACCAGGCAATCCTGCCTATAAGAAATTGAACAGTGGGGAAAAGAAGTTTACGATCATGAAAGCTAAGAAGCACCTAGCTGCAATAGGAtggatattttattattatcggGGAAGGGACAAGAGAGAATTGCGGTACCATTCTCCTCATGGGAAAACATTCAACACTCTTCTAGGGGCATGCAGATGGTGTATGCAGCAGTGGAAAGCTGAGGAACAGATGCCTGAATTATTTTCCCAGTCAACTGTTCTAGAATATCAGGGGAATTTGGCACCTCAGAGAACCTCATGTGAGAAGTTATCAGCGGCGACTTTTGCTGTCCTACCACTTGCTAAAGAACCTGCTCAACTTAATAAAGTCAAAGTTTGTGAAATCagtaaaacaagaaagaagacTATTCATGGAGGTGGCatgttgaaaaaagaaaatgaatctaGATCTTCAAGAACAGTAACAGATGGTACAGAATCTGAGTCTTCAGTTGGTCTGTTGCGATCCAGTAAAAAAGCTCGGCAGGGGACACTTTATTCTTCCTTGCATCATACACCTCGAACAGTTTTATCTTGGTTGATTGACAATAATGTGGTTCTGCCGCGTGCGAAAGTGCAGTATCGTGGGAAAAGAGATGGTCGTCCAATGGCAGAAGGGCGGATCACTCGTGCAGGGATCAAATGCAAGTGCTGCCAAAAAGTTTATGGAATTAGCAGTTTTGAGGTGCATGCTGGAAGTAGTTATCACAGACCTTCAGCAAATATATATTTGGAAGATGGACGATCCCTTCTTGATTGTCAACTGCAGATGAAAGAAAAGACTAGTTTAAGACACACGAGGAAGAGAACCCCTTTGCTGAAAAAGCGCAGCCATTTGGGCACTAATGACTATGTGTGTTCCGTGTGCCATTATGGTGGTGAATTACTTTTGTGTGATGAATGCCCGTCTTCCTTTCATACTGGTTGCCTTGGAATGAag GAGATCCCAGATGGAGAGTGGTTTTGCCCATCATGCTGTTGTGAAACATGTGGCGAGAGCAGATTTGATAAAAACAAAGACCAATTTACTGACAGCAGTCTACTTATCTGTTTTCAGTGTGATAACAAGT ATCATGCTCGGTGCATAAGAAATAAGGGTTTTCAAAAGCTGGATTATCATCCTGTAGGAAGTTGGTTTTGCAATAAGAGATGTGAGCAG ATATGTTTGGGTATCCGCCAACTTTTGGCAAAGCCAGTTGTGGTGGGAATTGATAACCTCACTTGGACTTTATTGAAATACGTGAAACCTGATGATTTTGATTCAGATGCTGCTAATGATGAGTTCATCTTGGAGACTTATAGTAAACTTAGTGTCGCTCTGGATGTGATGCATGAATGCTTCGAGCCTGTCAAAGAACCTTACACAAGGAGAGATCTTATAGAAGATGTTATCTTTAATAGATG GTCAGAGCTGAATCGCTTAAATTTTCAGGGTTTCTATACTGTGCTTCTGGAAAGAAATGATGAAGTTATTTCAGTAGCAACTGTAAG GGTTTATGGAGAAAAGGTAGCTGAGGTTCCTCTTGTAGCAACAAGATTTCAGTACCGCCGACTTGGAATGTGTCGCGTCTTAATGAATGAGCTTGAAAAG AAACTCTTGGAATTAGGAGTTGAGAGGCTAGTTTTGCCTGCTGTACCAACTGTGCTAAACACATGGACCACTTCATTTGGTTTCTCACTGGTGAAAGAATCTCAGAGGTTAAACTTCTTGAATTACACTTTCCTTGATTTCCAGGGTACAACAATGTGTCAGAAACTTCTCCAGAATATCCCTCCAGAGGTATCAAGTGAATCAACAG AAGCTTATCAAACTCAATTTGACCACATAAACAGCAAGGAGAATGTTGAGTTGGATGGAAACAGTGCGCTTTCTGAGGTCTTCCAAGCTGAGCAAATTGAGGAGAGTGCAATTGTGGACCAAGGATCTACAGAGTATGTTCCCCCTTTGATTTCTGTTTTTAAGGACTGA
- the LOC101264968 gene encoding uncharacterized protein isoform X3: MTVSMASKLQLHQNVEVKSSETGFLGSWHLATIVGFNDFVPQVQYHHLLSDDKEEEASINLIESVNLSPIRPFPPPLQFHTSLLSYGQCVDLFYQDAWWEGVIFDHQNGALNRRIFFPDMGDEINAQLHNLRITQDWDQVSQQWNPRGTWMFLQIIHEIENLHPLFVSLKQIWYQIREKNAYKYLKEWTSTSADIWRNLINQVVHENAILTVKHFFCESNTSPGFLEGGPLLEFSQPTETYFHNSAILPFIEAICKSISGEMMCMDREVSCIDKKLVSEGFGPISDNVPLSASALFSSVLPSQEELQAVSPNALPVLHPPKNEISGTSSITKSERLNFESSNKIHSRKRKRVEWMTIAHVAELCPDAVSEYNDNYMSNHRSPESLQKLKIHLFHLGWKIEQPKDRSITRTRYIAPDGKIFQSLRQVCKMLEKSETWAEDQKTSYDGSSDDLNLSTCLAKTKTRSQVSELPYTSQEPIIDPEICREAVIEYCSRGSPGNPAYKKLNSGEKKFTIMKAKKHLAAIGWIFYYYRGRDKRELRYHSPHGKTFNTLLGACRWCMQQWKAEEQMPELFSQSTVLEYQGNLAPQRTSCEKLSAATFAVLPLAKEPAQLNKVKVCEISKTRKKTIHGGGMLKKENESRSSRTVTDGTESESSVGLLRSSKKARQGTLYSSLHHTPRTVLSWLIDNNVVLPRAKVQYRGKRDGRPMAEGRITRAGIKCKCCQKVYGISSFEVHAGSSYHRPSANIYLEDGRSLLDCQLQMKEKTSLRHTRKRTPLLKKRSHLGTNDYVCSVCHYGGELLLCDECPSSFHTGCLGMKEIPDGEWFCPSCCCETCGESRFDKNKDQFTDSSLLICFQCDNKYHARCIRNKGFQKLDYHPVGSWFCNKRCEQICLGIRQLLAKPVVVGIDNLTWTLLKYVKPDDFDSDAANDEFILETYSKLSVALDVMHECFEPVKEPYTRRDLIEDVIFNRWSELNRLNFQGFYTVLLERNDEVISVATVRVYGEKVAEVPLVATRFQYRRLGMCRVLMNELEKKLLELGVERLVLPAVPTVLNTWTTSFGFSLVKESQRLNFLNYTFLDFQGTTMCQKLLQNIPPEVSSESTARRMLSWMETVRFLRSSKLSKLRRVQLWTKDLQMHLEDLKAIIIPMLQLLSVLWRTNNLLLAARMKLVCSTKLKLVIVRF; the protein is encoded by the exons ATGACTGTGTCAATGGCTTCCAAACTACAACTTCATCAAAACGTTGAG gTGAAGAGTAGTGAAACTGGATTTCTGGGTTCATGGCACTTAGCTACTATCgttggttttaatgattttgttCCACAAGTTCAATACCATCACCTTCTCTCTGATGACAAGGAAGAAGAAGCTTCTATCAACTTGATTGAATCGGTTAACCTTTCTCCAATTAGGCCTTTCCCACCTCCACTTCAATTTCACACATCCCTTCTATCTTATGGACAATGTGTTGATTTGTTTTATCAAGATGCTTGGTGGGAAGGAGTTATATTTGACCATCAAAATGGTGCCCTAAACCGAAGAATTTTCTTTCCAGATATGGGTGATGAAATCAATGCTCAACTCCACAATCTACGTATAACTCAAGATTGGGATCAGGTTTCACAACAATGGAATCCTCGTGGTACCTGGATGTTTCTTCAAATTATTCACGAGATTGAGAATCTCCATCCCCTTTTCGTCTCACTcaaacaaatttggtatcaaatCCGGGAGAAGAATGCCTACAAATACCTCAAGGAATGGACATCTACTTCGGCTGATATCTGGAGGAACTTGATTAACCAAGTTGTGCATGAAAACGCTATCTTAACCGTCAAGCATTTCTTTTGTGAGTCCAACACTTCACCAGGCTTTCTAGAGGGAGGCCCATTGCTAGAATTTTCACAACCCACTGAAACATATTTTCATAACTCAGCCATTTTACCTTTTATTGAAGCCATATGCAAATCAATTAGCGGGGAGATGATGTGTATGGATCGGGAGGTATCATGTATAGATAAAAAACTTGTTTCGGAGGGTTTTGGACCAATCTCAGACAATGTTCCATTGAGTGCTAGTGCTTTATTTAGCTCAGTTCTACCAAGCCAAGAAGAACTACAAGCTGTATCACCTAATGCTTTGCCAGTTTTACACCCccctaaaaatgaaatttctgGTACTTCGTCAATTACTAAGAGTGAGAGACTGAACTTTGAGTCTTCCAATAAAATACATTCTAGAAAGAGGAAGCGAGTTGAGTGGATGACCATCGCCCATGTAGCTGAGCTTTGTCCTGATGCAGTTTCTGAGTACAATGATAATTATATGTCGAACCACAGGTCCCCAGAATCCTTGCAAAAACTTAAGATACATTTGTTTCACTTAGGATGGAAAATTGAGCAACCAAAGGATCGCAGCATCACTAGGACACGGTACATTGCTCCTGATGGAAAAATATTCCAATCACTTCGTCAAGTTTGTAAGATGTTGGAAAAGTCAGAAACTTGGGCAGAAGACCAAAAAACATCATATGATGGTTCATCTGATGACCTCAACTTGTCTACTTGCCTGGCAAAAACAAAGACACGCAGTCAGGTGTCTGAGCTGCCATATACTTCTCAAGAACCAATCATTGATCCTGAAATCTGCCGTGAAGCTGTGATTGAATATTGTTCACGGGGATCACCAGGCAATCCTGCCTATAAGAAATTGAACAGTGGGGAAAAGAAGTTTACGATCATGAAAGCTAAGAAGCACCTAGCTGCAATAGGAtggatattttattattatcggGGAAGGGACAAGAGAGAATTGCGGTACCATTCTCCTCATGGGAAAACATTCAACACTCTTCTAGGGGCATGCAGATGGTGTATGCAGCAGTGGAAAGCTGAGGAACAGATGCCTGAATTATTTTCCCAGTCAACTGTTCTAGAATATCAGGGGAATTTGGCACCTCAGAGAACCTCATGTGAGAAGTTATCAGCGGCGACTTTTGCTGTCCTACCACTTGCTAAAGAACCTGCTCAACTTAATAAAGTCAAAGTTTGTGAAATCagtaaaacaagaaagaagacTATTCATGGAGGTGGCatgttgaaaaaagaaaatgaatctaGATCTTCAAGAACAGTAACAGATGGTACAGAATCTGAGTCTTCAGTTGGTCTGTTGCGATCCAGTAAAAAAGCTCGGCAGGGGACACTTTATTCTTCCTTGCATCATACACCTCGAACAGTTTTATCTTGGTTGATTGACAATAATGTGGTTCTGCCGCGTGCGAAAGTGCAGTATCGTGGGAAAAGAGATGGTCGTCCAATGGCAGAAGGGCGGATCACTCGTGCAGGGATCAAATGCAAGTGCTGCCAAAAAGTTTATGGAATTAGCAGTTTTGAGGTGCATGCTGGAAGTAGTTATCACAGACCTTCAGCAAATATATATTTGGAAGATGGACGATCCCTTCTTGATTGTCAACTGCAGATGAAAGAAAAGACTAGTTTAAGACACACGAGGAAGAGAACCCCTTTGCTGAAAAAGCGCAGCCATTTGGGCACTAATGACTATGTGTGTTCCGTGTGCCATTATGGTGGTGAATTACTTTTGTGTGATGAATGCCCGTCTTCCTTTCATACTGGTTGCCTTGGAATGAag GAGATCCCAGATGGAGAGTGGTTTTGCCCATCATGCTGTTGTGAAACATGTGGCGAGAGCAGATTTGATAAAAACAAAGACCAATTTACTGACAGCAGTCTACTTATCTGTTTTCAGTGTGATAACAAGT ATCATGCTCGGTGCATAAGAAATAAGGGTTTTCAAAAGCTGGATTATCATCCTGTAGGAAGTTGGTTTTGCAATAAGAGATGTGAGCAG ATATGTTTGGGTATCCGCCAACTTTTGGCAAAGCCAGTTGTGGTGGGAATTGATAACCTCACTTGGACTTTATTGAAATACGTGAAACCTGATGATTTTGATTCAGATGCTGCTAATGATGAGTTCATCTTGGAGACTTATAGTAAACTTAGTGTCGCTCTGGATGTGATGCATGAATGCTTCGAGCCTGTCAAAGAACCTTACACAAGGAGAGATCTTATAGAAGATGTTATCTTTAATAGATG GTCAGAGCTGAATCGCTTAAATTTTCAGGGTTTCTATACTGTGCTTCTGGAAAGAAATGATGAAGTTATTTCAGTAGCAACTGTAAG GGTTTATGGAGAAAAGGTAGCTGAGGTTCCTCTTGTAGCAACAAGATTTCAGTACCGCCGACTTGGAATGTGTCGCGTCTTAATGAATGAGCTTGAAAAG AAACTCTTGGAATTAGGAGTTGAGAGGCTAGTTTTGCCTGCTGTACCAACTGTGCTAAACACATGGACCACTTCATTTGGTTTCTCACTGGTGAAAGAATCTCAGAGGTTAAACTTCTTGAATTACACTTTCCTTGATTTCCAGGGTACAACAATGTGTCAGAAACTTCTCCAGAATATCCCTCCAGAGGTATCAAGTGAATCAACAG CAAGGAGAATGTTGAGTTGGATGGAAACAGTGCGCTTTCTGAGGTCTTCCAAGCTGAGCAAATTGAGGAGAGTGCAATTGTGGACCAAGGATCTACAGA TGCACCTGGAGGATTTGAAAGCAATAATAATACCGATGCTCCAGCTCCTTTCAGTACTGTG GCGAACCAACAATCTCCTCTTGGCTGCCAGGATGAAACTAGTCTGCAGTACCAAGCTGAAGTTAGTGATAGTAAGGTTTTAG
- the LOC101264968 gene encoding uncharacterized protein isoform X6, translated as MTVSMASKLQLHQNVEVKSSETGFLGSWHLATIVGFNDFVPQVQYHHLLSDDKEEEASINLIESVNLSPIRPFPPPLQFHTSLLSYGQCVDLFYQDAWWEGVIFDHQNGALNRRIFFPDMGDEINAQLHNLRITQDWDQVSQQWNPRGTWMFLQIIHEIENLHPLFVSLKQIWYQIREKNAYKYLKEWTSTSADIWRNLINQVVHENAILTVKHFFCESNTSPGFLEGGPLLEFSQPTETYFHNSAILPFIEAICKSISGEMMCMDREVSCIDKKLVSEGFGPISDNVPLSASALFSSVLPSQEELQAVSPNALPVLHPPKNEISGTSSITKSERLNFESSNKIHSRKRKRVEWMTIAHVAELCPDAVSEYNDNYMSNHRSPESLQKLKIHLFHLGWKIEQPKDRSITRTRYIAPDGKIFQSLRQVCKMLEKSETWAEDQKTSYDGSSDDLNLSTCLAKTKTRSQVSELPYTSQEPIIDPEICREAVIEYCSRGSPGNPAYKKLNSGEKKFTIMKAKKHLAAIGWIFYYYRGRDKRELRYHSPHGKTFNTLLGACRWCMQQWKAEEQMPELFSQSTVLEYQGNLAPQRTSCEKLSAATFAVLPLAKEPAQLNKVKVCEISKTRKKTIHGGGMLKKENESRSSRTVTDGTESESSVGLLRSSKKARQGTLYSSLHHTPRTVLSWLIDNNVVLPRAKVQYRGKRDGRPMAEGRITRAGIKCKCCQKVYGISSFEVHAGSSYHRPSANIYLEDGRSLLDCQLQMKEKTSLRHTRKRTPLLKKRSHLGTNDYVCSVCHYGGELLLCDECPSSFHTGCLGMKEIPDGEWFCPSCCCETCGESRFDKNKDQFTDSSLLICFQCDNKYHARCIRNKGFQKLDYHPVGSWFCNKRCEQICLGIRQLLAKPVVVGIDNLTWTLLKYVKPDDFDSDAANDEFILETYSKLSVALDVMHECFEPVKEPYTRRDLIEDVIFNRWSELNRLNFQGFYTVLLERNDEVISVATVRVYGEKVAEVPLVATRFQYRRLGMCRVLMNELEKKLLELGVERLVLPAVPTVLNTWTTSFGFSLVKESQRLNFLNYTFLDFQGTTMCQKLLQNIPPEVSSESTARRMLSWMETVRFLRSSKLSKLRRVQLWTKDLQSEPTISSWLPG; from the exons ATGACTGTGTCAATGGCTTCCAAACTACAACTTCATCAAAACGTTGAG gTGAAGAGTAGTGAAACTGGATTTCTGGGTTCATGGCACTTAGCTACTATCgttggttttaatgattttgttCCACAAGTTCAATACCATCACCTTCTCTCTGATGACAAGGAAGAAGAAGCTTCTATCAACTTGATTGAATCGGTTAACCTTTCTCCAATTAGGCCTTTCCCACCTCCACTTCAATTTCACACATCCCTTCTATCTTATGGACAATGTGTTGATTTGTTTTATCAAGATGCTTGGTGGGAAGGAGTTATATTTGACCATCAAAATGGTGCCCTAAACCGAAGAATTTTCTTTCCAGATATGGGTGATGAAATCAATGCTCAACTCCACAATCTACGTATAACTCAAGATTGGGATCAGGTTTCACAACAATGGAATCCTCGTGGTACCTGGATGTTTCTTCAAATTATTCACGAGATTGAGAATCTCCATCCCCTTTTCGTCTCACTcaaacaaatttggtatcaaatCCGGGAGAAGAATGCCTACAAATACCTCAAGGAATGGACATCTACTTCGGCTGATATCTGGAGGAACTTGATTAACCAAGTTGTGCATGAAAACGCTATCTTAACCGTCAAGCATTTCTTTTGTGAGTCCAACACTTCACCAGGCTTTCTAGAGGGAGGCCCATTGCTAGAATTTTCACAACCCACTGAAACATATTTTCATAACTCAGCCATTTTACCTTTTATTGAAGCCATATGCAAATCAATTAGCGGGGAGATGATGTGTATGGATCGGGAGGTATCATGTATAGATAAAAAACTTGTTTCGGAGGGTTTTGGACCAATCTCAGACAATGTTCCATTGAGTGCTAGTGCTTTATTTAGCTCAGTTCTACCAAGCCAAGAAGAACTACAAGCTGTATCACCTAATGCTTTGCCAGTTTTACACCCccctaaaaatgaaatttctgGTACTTCGTCAATTACTAAGAGTGAGAGACTGAACTTTGAGTCTTCCAATAAAATACATTCTAGAAAGAGGAAGCGAGTTGAGTGGATGACCATCGCCCATGTAGCTGAGCTTTGTCCTGATGCAGTTTCTGAGTACAATGATAATTATATGTCGAACCACAGGTCCCCAGAATCCTTGCAAAAACTTAAGATACATTTGTTTCACTTAGGATGGAAAATTGAGCAACCAAAGGATCGCAGCATCACTAGGACACGGTACATTGCTCCTGATGGAAAAATATTCCAATCACTTCGTCAAGTTTGTAAGATGTTGGAAAAGTCAGAAACTTGGGCAGAAGACCAAAAAACATCATATGATGGTTCATCTGATGACCTCAACTTGTCTACTTGCCTGGCAAAAACAAAGACACGCAGTCAGGTGTCTGAGCTGCCATATACTTCTCAAGAACCAATCATTGATCCTGAAATCTGCCGTGAAGCTGTGATTGAATATTGTTCACGGGGATCACCAGGCAATCCTGCCTATAAGAAATTGAACAGTGGGGAAAAGAAGTTTACGATCATGAAAGCTAAGAAGCACCTAGCTGCAATAGGAtggatattttattattatcggGGAAGGGACAAGAGAGAATTGCGGTACCATTCTCCTCATGGGAAAACATTCAACACTCTTCTAGGGGCATGCAGATGGTGTATGCAGCAGTGGAAAGCTGAGGAACAGATGCCTGAATTATTTTCCCAGTCAACTGTTCTAGAATATCAGGGGAATTTGGCACCTCAGAGAACCTCATGTGAGAAGTTATCAGCGGCGACTTTTGCTGTCCTACCACTTGCTAAAGAACCTGCTCAACTTAATAAAGTCAAAGTTTGTGAAATCagtaaaacaagaaagaagacTATTCATGGAGGTGGCatgttgaaaaaagaaaatgaatctaGATCTTCAAGAACAGTAACAGATGGTACAGAATCTGAGTCTTCAGTTGGTCTGTTGCGATCCAGTAAAAAAGCTCGGCAGGGGACACTTTATTCTTCCTTGCATCATACACCTCGAACAGTTTTATCTTGGTTGATTGACAATAATGTGGTTCTGCCGCGTGCGAAAGTGCAGTATCGTGGGAAAAGAGATGGTCGTCCAATGGCAGAAGGGCGGATCACTCGTGCAGGGATCAAATGCAAGTGCTGCCAAAAAGTTTATGGAATTAGCAGTTTTGAGGTGCATGCTGGAAGTAGTTATCACAGACCTTCAGCAAATATATATTTGGAAGATGGACGATCCCTTCTTGATTGTCAACTGCAGATGAAAGAAAAGACTAGTTTAAGACACACGAGGAAGAGAACCCCTTTGCTGAAAAAGCGCAGCCATTTGGGCACTAATGACTATGTGTGTTCCGTGTGCCATTATGGTGGTGAATTACTTTTGTGTGATGAATGCCCGTCTTCCTTTCATACTGGTTGCCTTGGAATGAag GAGATCCCAGATGGAGAGTGGTTTTGCCCATCATGCTGTTGTGAAACATGTGGCGAGAGCAGATTTGATAAAAACAAAGACCAATTTACTGACAGCAGTCTACTTATCTGTTTTCAGTGTGATAACAAGT ATCATGCTCGGTGCATAAGAAATAAGGGTTTTCAAAAGCTGGATTATCATCCTGTAGGAAGTTGGTTTTGCAATAAGAGATGTGAGCAG ATATGTTTGGGTATCCGCCAACTTTTGGCAAAGCCAGTTGTGGTGGGAATTGATAACCTCACTTGGACTTTATTGAAATACGTGAAACCTGATGATTTTGATTCAGATGCTGCTAATGATGAGTTCATCTTGGAGACTTATAGTAAACTTAGTGTCGCTCTGGATGTGATGCATGAATGCTTCGAGCCTGTCAAAGAACCTTACACAAGGAGAGATCTTATAGAAGATGTTATCTTTAATAGATG GTCAGAGCTGAATCGCTTAAATTTTCAGGGTTTCTATACTGTGCTTCTGGAAAGAAATGATGAAGTTATTTCAGTAGCAACTGTAAG GGTTTATGGAGAAAAGGTAGCTGAGGTTCCTCTTGTAGCAACAAGATTTCAGTACCGCCGACTTGGAATGTGTCGCGTCTTAATGAATGAGCTTGAAAAG AAACTCTTGGAATTAGGAGTTGAGAGGCTAGTTTTGCCTGCTGTACCAACTGTGCTAAACACATGGACCACTTCATTTGGTTTCTCACTGGTGAAAGAATCTCAGAGGTTAAACTTCTTGAATTACACTTTCCTTGATTTCCAGGGTACAACAATGTGTCAGAAACTTCTCCAGAATATCCCTCCAGAGGTATCAAGTGAATCAACAG CAAGGAGAATGTTGAGTTGGATGGAAACAGTGCGCTTTCTGAGGTCTTCCAAGCTGAGCAAATTGAGGAGAGTGCAATTGTGGACCAAGGATCTACAGA GCGAACCAACAATCTCCTCTTGGCTGCCAGGATGA